The following proteins are encoded in a genomic region of Opitutus sp.:
- a CDS encoding MotA/TolQ/ExbB proton channel family protein, which produces MMLFAPLAFLLGQTPLELFAKGGPIMWPILLVSFLAITVVIERVIFLLRERSARQPEVVEKMLEFVEAREPQRALVLGQQSSDYVARILVYALTHREHSLSNAFMRAANKELARFQQGIAVLDTCITAAPLLGLLGTVTGMMATFGALGEGDLGASAGKITGGVGEALIATACGLVIAILGLFPYNILSATVETAKHDIADASHALEVIIQKSESAEPKGL; this is translated from the coding sequence ATGATGCTCTTCGCTCCACTCGCTTTCCTCCTCGGCCAGACGCCGCTGGAGCTTTTCGCAAAAGGCGGCCCCATCATGTGGCCGATCCTGCTCGTATCGTTTTTGGCGATCACCGTGGTGATCGAGCGGGTTATTTTTTTGCTGCGCGAGCGCTCCGCCCGCCAACCCGAGGTGGTTGAAAAAATGCTCGAATTCGTCGAGGCCCGCGAACCCCAGCGCGCCCTCGTCCTGGGTCAGCAGAGTTCCGACTACGTGGCGCGCATCTTGGTGTATGCGCTCACTCACCGGGAACACTCGTTGAGCAACGCCTTCATGCGCGCCGCCAACAAGGAACTGGCCCGCTTCCAGCAGGGCATCGCGGTCCTCGACACCTGCATCACCGCAGCTCCGCTTCTGGGTCTGCTCGGCACGGTCACCGGAATGATGGCGACCTTCGGCGCGTTGGGCGAAGGCGATCTGGGCGCCAGTGCCGGTAAGATCACCGGCGGGGTGGGCGAGGCACTCATTGCCACCGCCTGCGGCCTGGTGATCGCGATCCTCGGCCTGTTCCCCTACAACATCCTCAGCGCCACCGTCGAAACCGCCAAACACGATATCGCCGATGCCTCGCACGCCCTTGAGGTGATCATCCAGAAATCGGAATCAGCAGAGCCCAAAGGCCTTTGA
- the urtE gene encoding urea ABC transporter ATP-binding subunit UrtE — protein sequence MLTVSNLQVGYGLSRVIQDVSFTVGDEEILAIMGRNGMGKSTLLKALVGMHPSKSGRIMIDGVELQDAPSFERVRQGIAFVPQGRMIFPYLTVVENMLTGARGPVDPSTYDEIYTLFPVLHEMRKRKGGNLSGGQQQQLAIARALITNPKVLILDEPTEGIQPSIIKDIARALREIRKMRKISILVTEQVVSFMMDSCDRAIVIERGRFVHEAPRSDLDADKVKKLLAV from the coding sequence ATGCTAACCGTTTCAAATCTTCAGGTGGGCTATGGCCTGAGTCGGGTGATCCAAGACGTTTCCTTCACCGTCGGTGACGAGGAGATTTTGGCCATTATGGGGCGCAACGGCATGGGCAAAAGCACCCTGCTCAAGGCCCTCGTTGGCATGCACCCGTCCAAGTCCGGGCGCATCATGATCGACGGCGTGGAGTTGCAGGACGCGCCCTCCTTCGAGCGGGTGCGTCAGGGCATCGCCTTTGTGCCCCAGGGCCGGATGATTTTCCCCTACCTCACGGTGGTTGAAAACATGCTCACCGGCGCCCGTGGCCCGGTGGACCCATCCACCTATGATGAGATCTACACGCTCTTCCCGGTCCTGCACGAAATGCGCAAACGAAAGGGCGGTAACCTCTCCGGCGGCCAGCAGCAGCAGCTCGCCATCGCCCGGGCACTCATCACCAACCCGAAGGTGCTGATCCTCGATGAGCCAACCGAGGGTATCCAGCCTTCCATCATCAAGGACATCGCCCGCGCGCTCCGCGAAATCCGTAAAATGCGCAAAATCTCCATCCTGGTCACCGAGCAGGTGGTGAGCTTCATGATGGATTCCTGCGACCGCGCCATCGTCATCGAACGCGGCCGGTTTGTGCACGAGGCCCCGCGCTCCGATCTCGACGCCGACAAGGTTAAAAAACTGCTCGCCGTTTAA
- a CDS encoding ATP-binding protein encodes MKTEPEKTDLLKDQLKYLKLGYLLRHHGELTAEAAKARCSHAEFLRRLVQAETQDRQIRALERRIQAARFPVKKTVDQFQWDWPKELNEAQVRHLFELGFVKERTNAVFCGGVGLGKTHLASALGYAACQAGYTVLFTTAVDAINALVTAQSLHRLQAELKRYMTPAVLVLDEVGYLPLDKSGADLLFQIVSQRYERGSLIVTTNKAYKHWAGIFNNDAGITAAILDRLLHRAQTVVIEGKSYRMKDRLADEPAS; translated from the coding sequence ATGAAAACAGAACCCGAAAAAACCGATTTATTAAAAGATCAACTCAAGTACCTGAAACTCGGTTACCTGCTGCGCCACCACGGCGAACTCACGGCCGAGGCGGCCAAGGCGCGCTGTTCGCACGCCGAATTTTTACGCCGACTGGTGCAGGCCGAGACCCAGGACCGCCAGATCCGGGCGCTGGAGCGGCGCATCCAGGCAGCGCGCTTCCCGGTCAAGAAAACCGTCGACCAGTTCCAGTGGGACTGGCCCAAGGAGTTGAACGAAGCGCAGGTGCGGCACCTCTTCGAACTGGGCTTTGTCAAGGAGCGCACCAACGCGGTGTTTTGCGGTGGTGTGGGGCTTGGGAAGACACATCTCGCGAGCGCGTTGGGCTACGCGGCGTGCCAGGCGGGCTACACGGTGCTGTTTACGACGGCGGTGGACGCGATCAACGCTTTGGTCACCGCCCAGTCCCTGCACCGGTTGCAAGCCGAGTTGAAGCGTTACATGACCCCTGCGGTGCTCGTGCTCGATGAGGTCGGCTACCTGCCGCTCGACAAGTCGGGGGCCGACCTGCTCTTCCAGATCGTCAGCCAACGCTACGAACGCGGCTCGCTGATCGTCACCACCAACAAGGCCTACAAACACTGGGCAGGGATCTTTAACAACGACGCTGGCATCACCGCGGCGATCCTGGACCGCCTACTGCACCGGGCCCAGACCGTCGTCATCGAGGGCAAATCCTACCGCATGAAAGACCGCCTGGCCGACGAACCTGCAAGCTGA
- the urtD gene encoding urea ABC transporter ATP-binding protein UrtD, translating to MSNPKEFILYIEDLTVSFDGFKAVDGLNLYVEKDELRVIIGPNGAGKTTVLDLICGKTQPTAGSVLFNGKELIGLSEHEIVREGVGRKFQTPSIYENLTVYENLEVSFPRGRGVLGCLAFSRSADVVARINEVAKEIYLDHLLDAEGAILSHGQKQWLEIGMLLMQEPQLIMLDEPVAGMSPAEREQTAALLNRISKGRVIIIIEHDMEFVSRIAHRVTVLHLGKILAEGSMEQVQHNPKVIEVYLGH from the coding sequence ATGAGTAACCCAAAAGAATTTATCCTCTATATCGAAGACCTCACGGTCTCCTTCGATGGGTTCAAAGCCGTCGACGGGCTCAACCTCTACGTGGAAAAAGACGAACTGCGTGTGATCATCGGTCCCAACGGTGCCGGTAAAACCACCGTGTTGGATCTGATTTGCGGAAAAACCCAGCCCACCGCCGGCAGTGTTCTATTCAACGGCAAGGAGCTCATCGGGCTATCCGAACACGAGATTGTGCGCGAAGGGGTGGGGCGGAAGTTTCAAACTCCCTCCATCTACGAAAACCTCACCGTGTATGAAAACCTGGAGGTTTCCTTCCCTCGGGGCCGTGGCGTGTTGGGGTGTCTGGCCTTCTCGCGATCTGCCGATGTGGTCGCTCGGATCAATGAGGTCGCCAAGGAGATTTACCTCGATCACCTGCTGGACGCCGAAGGTGCTATCTTAAGTCACGGGCAAAAACAGTGGCTGGAGATCGGCATGCTGCTCATGCAGGAGCCTCAGCTCATCATGCTCGACGAGCCGGTGGCGGGCATGAGCCCGGCGGAACGCGAACAGACCGCCGCCTTGCTCAACCGCATCAGCAAAGGTCGCGTGATTATCATCATCGAGCACGACATGGAGTTCGTATCCCGGATCGCCCACCGCGTCACGGTGTTGCACCTGGGGAAAATCCTCGCCGAAGGCTCAATGGAGCAGGTTCAGCACAATCCAAAAGTCATCGAAGTGTATCTCGGCCATTAA
- a CDS encoding zinc ribbon domain-containing protein — protein sequence MPLYNYECKACGPFMSFHLMDDRNTPTACPDCQRAAKRVVSAPNLALMSASTRKAHSINERSRYEPRVSDSRSGHNCGTGCGCKPSKRKAAVKRDGTPALHAPRKGNRPWMLGH from the coding sequence ATGCCACTCTATAACTACGAGTGTAAGGCCTGCGGCCCGTTCATGAGCTTCCACCTCATGGACGATCGCAACACGCCCACCGCGTGCCCGGACTGCCAGCGGGCGGCCAAGCGAGTCGTTTCCGCGCCTAACTTGGCGTTGATGAGTGCCAGTACCCGCAAAGCTCATTCGATTAACGAACGCAGTCGCTACGAACCGCGAGTGAGCGACAGCCGCAGTGGCCACAACTGCGGCACCGGCTGCGGGTGCAAACCCAGCAAGCGCAAAGCTGCGGTCAAGCGCGATGGCACGCCCGCGTTGCACGCGCCGCGAAAGGGTAATCGCCCGTGGATGCTCGGCCACTGA
- a CDS encoding acetamidase/formamidase family protein, translated as MAKTLIKIDLNTPPTQQDCIHNRWHPDLPMVAYVKPGDEFRVECVDWTGGQIFDNDSANDIRDVDLTKVHYLSGPIGVEGAEPGDLLVVDLLDVGILPDSAWGFTGLFDKKNGGGFLDEHYPEARKACWNFSGVYANSRHIPGVEFAGIIHPGLIGCLPSRELLDIWNKREAALFATDPNRTPPLCTLPYAETAHMGRMKGEAAKLAAMEGARTVPPREHGGNCDIKNLSRGSKVYFPVYVKGGGLSMGDIHFSQGDGEITFCGAIEMAGFLDLRVNIIKDGMRKYGIVNPIFQPSPVEPHYTRHLIFQGISVDESGTQHYLDATIAYRRACLNAIEYMKKFGYTGEQAYAILGTAPVEGHISGIVDIPNACATLYLPTEIFAFDIMPNADGPTKHITGTADLARTSTP; from the coding sequence ATGGCTAAAACGCTCATCAAAATAGATCTCAATACTCCTCCGACCCAGCAGGATTGTATCCATAATCGCTGGCACCCCGACCTTCCCATGGTCGCGTATGTGAAACCCGGTGACGAGTTCCGCGTCGAGTGCGTGGACTGGACCGGTGGTCAGATTTTTGACAACGACAGCGCCAACGACATCCGCGACGTTGACCTCACCAAGGTCCATTACCTGAGCGGCCCCATCGGCGTTGAAGGAGCCGAGCCCGGAGATTTGCTCGTGGTGGACCTGCTCGACGTCGGCATTCTGCCGGATTCGGCGTGGGGTTTCACTGGCCTGTTCGACAAAAAGAACGGCGGCGGTTTCCTCGACGAACACTATCCCGAGGCTCGCAAGGCCTGTTGGAACTTCAGCGGTGTTTACGCCAATTCCCGCCACATTCCCGGCGTCGAATTCGCGGGTATTATCCACCCCGGCCTCATCGGCTGTCTGCCGTCTCGCGAGTTGCTCGATATCTGGAACAAGCGCGAAGCCGCGCTCTTCGCCACCGATCCCAACCGCACGCCCCCGCTGTGCACCTTGCCCTACGCCGAGACCGCGCACATGGGCCGCATGAAAGGCGAAGCCGCCAAGCTCGCCGCCATGGAGGGCGCCCGCACCGTCCCGCCCCGCGAACACGGCGGTAATTGCGACATCAAAAACCTGAGTCGTGGCTCCAAGGTTTATTTCCCCGTTTACGTCAAAGGCGGCGGTCTTTCCATGGGCGACATTCACTTCTCCCAGGGCGACGGCGAAATCACCTTCTGCGGCGCCATTGAAATGGCCGGGTTCCTCGATTTGCGGGTGAACATCATCAAGGACGGCATGCGCAAGTACGGCATCGTAAACCCGATCTTCCAGCCCAGCCCGGTCGAGCCGCACTACACGCGCCACCTCATCTTCCAGGGCATCTCGGTCGACGAGTCGGGCACGCAGCACTACCTCGACGCCACCATCGCCTACCGCCGCGCCTGCCTTAACGCCATCGAGTACATGAAGAAATTCGGCTACACCGGCGAACAGGCCTACGCCATCCTCGGCACCGCTCCGGTGGAAGGCCACATCAGCGGTATCGTCGATATCCCCAACGCCTGCGCTACGCTCTACCTGCCCACCGAGATCTTCGCGTTCGACATCATGCCCAACGCCGATGGTCCCACCAAGCACATCACGGGCACCGCCGACTTGGCGCGCACCTCGACGCCCTGA
- a CDS encoding TonB family protein, translating to MKRDTLIALLVALLLHVAFFAGGQWFKSPASTPTVAPVEPIPVIELVPLPSGESAAPSMPSAPAGGGESSAVTSPAPETSPELISAAVDAPFVQPIQPQPPGMAARGSVIAIPGARGGPGGTGSGIGQGLANLFNLADLDQLPSSAVSVSPVYPYEMRRAGVSGEVLVSFIVDTKGQVRDAHVVSSTRREFADEAVRAVLQWKFSPGRRSGVPVNTRMQVPLVFNLQAN from the coding sequence ATGAAACGCGACACCCTCATCGCCCTTCTCGTCGCGCTGCTTTTGCACGTCGCTTTTTTTGCCGGCGGGCAATGGTTTAAATCCCCCGCGTCCACGCCCACCGTCGCTCCCGTTGAGCCGATCCCGGTGATCGAACTCGTGCCGTTACCCTCGGGGGAATCAGCCGCTCCCAGTATGCCCTCCGCTCCCGCTGGTGGAGGGGAGTCCTCCGCGGTGACCTCTCCCGCACCGGAAACGTCCCCTGAACTGATTTCCGCAGCCGTTGATGCCCCCTTTGTCCAACCGATCCAGCCGCAGCCCCCGGGGATGGCCGCACGTGGCTCGGTGATTGCGATACCCGGTGCACGCGGAGGCCCTGGCGGTACAGGTTCCGGCATCGGGCAAGGCCTGGCTAACCTGTTTAACCTGGCCGATCTCGATCAGCTGCCTTCTTCTGCGGTAAGTGTGTCTCCGGTTTACCCTTACGAAATGCGTCGAGCCGGAGTGAGTGGGGAGGTGTTGGTCAGTTTTATCGTCGATACGAAGGGCCAAGTGCGAGACGCCCATGTCGTTAGCTCCACTCGTCGAGAGTTCGCCGACGAAGCGGTGCGTGCGGTGCTTCAGTGGAAATTCAGCCCTGGGCGACGAAGCGGTGTGCCCGTCAACACCCGCATGCAGGTTCCCCTAGTGTTTAATCTTCAGGCGAACTGA
- the urtC gene encoding urea ABC transporter permease subunit UrtC: MKILFDRLFAGKHGARNLLVLGLILLVILPLSLDIFRLNLVGKYLTYAFVGVGLVLLWGKAGVLSLGQGVFFGLGGYCMAMFLKLEASDPISTKIQSTPGIPDFMDWNQLKALPSFWVPFHSFPFASAAVFVVPALLAFFIGLAMFKRRVGGVYFAVITQAIALIISLAIDGNQGLTGGRNGITDLRTLLGHDIRSQHAQYVLYFTTCVLLIGVILLLQWMLSGKMGKILLAMRDREDRVRFSGYDVSAYKIFIFSLAAALSGLGGALFVVQVGFISPSLVGIVPSIEMVIFTAVGGKLSLYGAVYGALLVNTGKSLFSENFPQLWLFMMGGLFIAVVVLFPNGIAGIWQNLTEKFSGWSAARRKAPVAVATEVIAPVALETETSKTP, encoded by the coding sequence ATGAAAATTTTATTTGATCGTTTGTTTGCAGGTAAACACGGGGCGAGAAATTTGCTCGTACTCGGTCTCATCCTGCTGGTTATTCTGCCGCTTTCGCTGGATATTTTCCGGCTGAATTTGGTGGGTAAATACCTCACCTACGCTTTTGTTGGCGTCGGTTTGGTTCTCCTCTGGGGCAAGGCCGGTGTGCTCAGTCTCGGTCAGGGTGTTTTCTTCGGACTCGGAGGCTACTGTATGGCGATGTTCCTCAAATTGGAGGCGTCGGATCCGATCAGCACCAAGATCCAGTCCACGCCGGGCATCCCTGATTTCATGGACTGGAATCAGCTCAAGGCGCTCCCTTCGTTCTGGGTTCCGTTTCACAGTTTCCCGTTCGCCTCCGCTGCGGTCTTCGTAGTTCCCGCTCTGCTGGCCTTCTTTATAGGTCTTGCGATGTTCAAACGCCGCGTCGGCGGTGTCTACTTTGCGGTTATCACCCAGGCCATCGCTCTCATCATCTCCTTGGCCATCGATGGTAATCAGGGCCTCACCGGTGGGCGCAATGGAATCACCGATTTGCGCACACTTCTCGGCCACGACATCCGCTCGCAGCACGCCCAATATGTCCTCTACTTCACGACGTGTGTACTGTTAATCGGGGTCATTCTCCTGCTGCAGTGGATGCTCTCCGGTAAAATGGGGAAGATTCTCCTCGCTATGCGCGACCGCGAGGATCGGGTCCGCTTCTCGGGCTACGACGTGTCCGCTTACAAAATCTTCATCTTTAGCCTGGCTGCCGCGCTCAGCGGACTCGGTGGCGCGCTCTTCGTCGTCCAGGTCGGCTTTATCTCGCCTTCACTGGTTGGCATCGTACCCTCGATCGAGATGGTGATTTTCACCGCGGTGGGCGGAAAACTGTCACTCTACGGAGCGGTTTACGGTGCCCTGTTGGTGAATACGGGAAAGAGTCTCTTCTCGGAAAACTTCCCGCAGCTGTGGCTGTTCATGATGGGCGGTCTGTTCATCGCCGTGGTGGTGCTTTTCCCCAATGGCATCGCCGGCATTTGGCAGAATTTAACTGAAAAGTTCTCCGGCTGGTCTGCTGCCCGCCGCAAGGCGCCAGTCGCTGTCGCAACCGAAGTCATCGCTCCTGTCGCCTTGGAAACTGAAACCAGCAAAACACCATGA
- the urtA gene encoding urea ABC transporter substrate-binding protein, producing MLAASLSLQAADYPTSKVNTTGLAVTDTTVTVGQLHSATGTMAISETGSIQAEQLAIDQINAMGGILGRQIKVIPEDGASDWPTFAEKAKKLLVNDKVATVFGCWTSASRKAVLPVFEKENGLLYYPTFYEGLEQSKNVIYTGQEATQQILAGLDWIAKEKGAKTFYLIGSDYIWPRTSAKIARKHIENVLGGKVVGEEFYALGHTQFGSLINKIKLKKPDVIYAIIVGGSNVSFYKQLKAAGITGENTTLITISVTEDEALGIGGENLVGFYSAMKYFQSLDNANNAAFVKAFKAKYGDKSVIGDVTQAGYLGPWLYKAAVEKAGSFDVDKVVAASPELELTTAPEGYVKLHPNHHLWSKLRIGQWKMDGQVKVLYESGLIEPNPFPKGYQ from the coding sequence ATGTTGGCGGCTAGTTTGTCTCTGCAGGCGGCTGACTATCCGACCTCGAAAGTTAACACAACGGGTCTGGCCGTCACCGATACCACGGTGACCGTTGGCCAGTTGCACTCCGCCACCGGCACGATGGCGATCAGTGAAACCGGTTCGATTCAGGCCGAACAGCTGGCTATCGATCAAATCAACGCCATGGGCGGCATCCTCGGTCGTCAGATCAAAGTGATCCCTGAGGACGGTGCGAGCGATTGGCCCACCTTCGCCGAGAAGGCCAAAAAACTTCTCGTTAACGACAAGGTTGCCACCGTATTCGGTTGCTGGACCTCGGCGTCCCGCAAAGCCGTGTTGCCCGTCTTCGAAAAGGAGAACGGTCTCCTTTACTACCCGACCTTCTACGAAGGCTTGGAGCAGTCCAAGAACGTGATTTATACGGGCCAAGAGGCGACTCAGCAGATCCTCGCCGGCTTGGATTGGATCGCCAAAGAAAAGGGCGCAAAGACCTTTTATTTGATCGGCTCTGACTACATCTGGCCGCGTACGTCCGCGAAAATCGCCCGCAAGCACATCGAGAACGTTCTCGGCGGCAAAGTTGTCGGCGAAGAGTTCTACGCCCTCGGCCACACCCAGTTCGGTTCCTTGATCAACAAGATCAAATTGAAGAAGCCGGACGTCATTTATGCCATCATCGTTGGCGGCAGTAACGTCTCCTTCTACAAGCAGCTCAAGGCCGCTGGTATCACGGGTGAAAACACCACGCTGATCACCATCTCGGTCACTGAGGATGAAGCCCTCGGCATTGGCGGTGAGAACCTCGTTGGTTTCTACTCGGCGATGAAGTACTTCCAGTCCCTCGACAACGCGAACAACGCCGCTTTCGTCAAAGCCTTCAAGGCCAAGTATGGCGACAAATCGGTCATCGGTGACGTCACCCAGGCCGGTTATCTCGGGCCATGGTTGTACAAGGCCGCTGTCGAAAAAGCCGGTAGCTTTGATGTGGATAAAGTTGTCGCCGCCTCCCCTGAGTTGGAGCTGACCACCGCGCCGGAAGGTTACGTGAAACTCCACCCCAATCATCACCTGTGGAGCAAACTGCGCATCGGCCAGTGGAAGATGGATGGTCAAGTTAAGGTCCTCTATGAGTCCGGCCTGATTGAGCCCAACCCGTTCCCTAAGGGCTATCAATAA
- the urtB gene encoding urea ABC transporter permease subunit UrtB, translating into MGQYTASELWSITAMQSFAGFSLFSVLLLMALGLAIIFGQMGVVNLAHGEFMALGAYTVYLCSQLAHTYAPALVPIYFLVAIVAAFLASALAGLFVEWSLIRFLYKRPLDTLLATWGLSLIMQQLFRTIFGAREVTPTLPDWLMGSFKPSESIDIPINGVFVMALTLALTGGVWLFMYRSRLGLRMRATVQNRSMSGAVGINTRWVDRMTFSLGCGIAGVAGAAFTTIGSTGPDSGSRYIVDTFLVVVFGGTASLAGTIASAFGIAQAQSIFEFFLEGTMGKVAVLLTIVIILMIRPKGLFANKVRS; encoded by the coding sequence ATGGGTCAATATACCGCTTCCGAATTGTGGTCGATTACGGCCATGCAGAGTTTTGCCGGATTCAGCCTGTTCAGCGTGCTGCTGCTCATGGCTCTGGGTCTCGCTATCATTTTCGGGCAGATGGGGGTGGTGAATCTCGCCCATGGCGAGTTTATGGCCCTCGGTGCCTACACCGTTTACCTCTGCTCTCAACTGGCGCACACCTACGCACCTGCCCTAGTTCCGATTTACTTTTTGGTCGCCATCGTGGCCGCCTTCCTCGCCTCGGCATTAGCTGGGTTGTTCGTCGAATGGTCGCTCATCCGCTTCCTGTATAAGCGCCCCCTCGACACGCTGCTGGCCACTTGGGGCTTGAGCCTGATCATGCAGCAGCTCTTCCGCACCATCTTTGGTGCCCGCGAAGTGACGCCCACCTTGCCCGATTGGCTGATGGGTTCGTTCAAGCCGTCCGAATCAATCGACATTCCCATCAACGGCGTCTTCGTGATGGCCCTCACGCTCGCCCTGACCGGTGGAGTCTGGTTGTTCATGTACCGCTCGCGACTTGGACTACGGATGCGCGCCACCGTGCAAAACCGCTCCATGAGTGGTGCGGTGGGCATCAATACGCGCTGGGTGGATCGCATGACCTTTTCACTGGGGTGTGGAATCGCCGGTGTAGCCGGAGCCGCATTTACGACAATTGGCTCAACGGGGCCTGACAGCGGATCGCGTTACATTGTGGATACGTTCCTGGTCGTGGTTTTTGGTGGCACGGCGAGTCTGGCCGGCACGATCGCATCGGCCTTCGGCATCGCCCAGGCCCAGTCGATCTTCGAGTTCTTTTTAGAGGGAACCATGGGTAAAGTCGCGGTGCTGCTGACCATCGTGATCATCCTGATGATTCGGCCCAAGGGGCTATTTGCTAACAAGGTGCGCTCGTAA
- a CDS encoding biopolymer transporter ExbD — protein sequence MKRFSDPFGVTATSPSAPKKARIEIIPLIDVIFFLLATFVLFTLSLSKIQSLPVDLPVASAALVSAADDDLVILQISSAGSAYWNKELIGLADISPRLQHYRATSPLPRVLISADDHARYGDAVRALDEVRKAGITQVSIETAYRATGR from the coding sequence ATGAAGCGCTTCTCCGATCCGTTCGGGGTAACGGCGACCAGTCCCAGCGCCCCCAAAAAAGCCCGCATCGAAATCATTCCCTTGATCGATGTGATCTTTTTCCTACTGGCGACCTTCGTGCTCTTTACCCTCTCGTTAAGTAAAATCCAGTCCCTGCCGGTCGATCTTCCGGTGGCGTCCGCTGCCTTGGTTTCCGCTGCTGATGACGACCTTGTTATCCTGCAAATTTCCAGCGCTGGAAGCGCCTACTGGAACAAAGAACTCATCGGCCTGGCCGACATTTCCCCGCGCCTACAGCACTACCGCGCCACTTCACCGCTGCCGCGCGTGCTCATCAGCGCCGACGATCACGCCCGCTACGGCGACGCAGTTCGCGCCCTCGACGAGGTCCGCAAGGCGGGCATCACCCAGGTTTCCATCGAGACCGCCTACCGCGCCACCGGCCGCTGA
- a CDS encoding LysR family transcriptional regulator encodes MKPYIESQYLHVFVTLARTLNMSEAARELGQTPSAISHALKALETNLGCRIFERSPRHMNLLPTGHTLLPEAIAVLDHLRLLRANVDALTGKQESRVRLSANTDILNFLLPAVLKKFRGLYPDCPVQIEGLPTTKGSSPLTDGQVDLAVLLEPASNPQLDMTLLGADELRLIVNSRHEWASKSRVPLGEILARKPLVTDCGESHKWITDYFKNETRGTPSRFEFENEQAIKVRLTDNTGIALLPSWAVAAHLKAGSLTQISLGRVPLKRRWMLACRKAYTLNPAETLFVNLTKAAIQKWGN; translated from the coding sequence ATGAAGCCCTACATAGAAAGCCAATACCTGCATGTGTTCGTGACCTTGGCACGCACGCTGAACATGAGTGAGGCGGCCCGCGAACTCGGCCAGACGCCATCCGCGATCAGCCATGCACTTAAGGCGCTAGAAACCAATCTAGGGTGCCGCATTTTCGAGCGTAGCCCCAGACACATGAACCTTCTGCCTACGGGCCACACCCTGCTTCCCGAAGCGATTGCCGTTTTAGATCACCTGCGACTGCTGCGCGCCAACGTGGATGCCTTGACCGGGAAACAGGAATCACGGGTCAGGCTGAGCGCCAACACCGACATTTTAAACTTCCTGCTACCGGCGGTACTCAAAAAATTCCGGGGGCTTTATCCTGACTGCCCGGTGCAGATCGAAGGCCTCCCCACAACCAAAGGGTCGTCCCCTCTCACCGATGGCCAAGTCGATCTGGCGGTCCTGCTGGAGCCGGCAAGCAACCCGCAACTCGATATGACGCTGCTCGGTGCGGACGAATTGCGGCTGATCGTGAATTCCCGCCACGAGTGGGCATCTAAAAGCCGCGTCCCGCTTGGCGAGATCCTCGCTCGAAAGCCCCTGGTCACCGACTGCGGAGAATCCCACAAGTGGATCACGGATTACTTTAAAAATGAAACGCGGGGGACCCCATCGCGTTTTGAGTTTGAAAACGAGCAGGCGATTAAAGTCAGGCTTACCGACAACACCGGCATCGCCCTGCTGCCCTCATGGGCCGTGGCGGCACATCTAAAGGCGGGCAGCCTGACCCAGATTTCCCTGGGCCGGGTGCCACTTAAACGGCGGTGGATGCTGGCATGCAGGAAAGCCTACACGCTCAATCCCGCTGAAACCCTGTTTGTTAATCTGACCAAAGCGGCCATCCAGAAATGGGGAAATTGA
- a CDS encoding biopolymer transporter ExbD has product MTGSHNNLFTSPPKRARIEIIPLIDVIFFLLATFVLFTLSLNRSGGLRLELPAVETSLAREADGAVTVSITAEGNLAWDQERVTVSELTARLQAYQQMEPNPRILLNGDENAPFSIARGVIDEIRKAGIGKILIETRLRPANP; this is encoded by the coding sequence ATGACCGGTTCACACAACAACCTGTTTACCTCGCCGCCCAAGCGCGCCCGCATCGAAATCATCCCGTTGATCGACGTGATTTTTTTCCTGCTGGCGACCTTCGTCCTGTTCACCCTTTCGCTTAACCGCTCCGGCGGTCTCAGGTTGGAGTTGCCCGCAGTCGAAACCAGCCTGGCGCGTGAGGCCGACGGGGCCGTCACCGTGTCGATCACCGCCGAAGGGAATCTGGCTTGGGATCAAGAGCGGGTGACCGTCTCCGAATTGACCGCCCGGTTGCAGGCTTACCAGCAGATGGAGCCCAACCCACGCATCCTGCTTAACGGCGATGAAAACGCGCCGTTCTCCATCGCGCGTGGCGTCATTGATGAGATTCGCAAGGCGGGCATCGGCAAAATCCTCATCGAGACGCGACTGCGTCCTGCCAACCCATGA